The Haloarcula litorea genome contains the following window.
GGCATCGAGCCGCTAACTCGGCGTCCAACCGTTCGTCGAGGTGCGTGATCGTAAGAACGTTGCCGACCTTGGGCGGACGCGGATCCACGAGAACACGCACGCCCTGCTTTACTTCAGCGTTGTCGATGACACTGAGCGGTCGAACGCGACGCCGAGGCAGAGGCGTCTAGCAACGTCGTCGGTCGCTTTTACGCGCTCGACACCAAGTGAGTCAACGTTCTATCCTGCCGCGTAGGAGTCGGGTGATTCGGGGGTGGTTCGTGACCGTTTGAGGTGCTCAGTCGAACGCCAGAAGAACTCGTCGACGTCGTCGAAGGCTACTCATCGCGTCCTTCGAATAAGGAACAGTAGTCATCACAAGAGGCGGATTTGGTTGGACGGTTGTCCTCAAATTACTCCTCAAGTCGGCGACGACGCTCTTCGAATTCCTCCTCGGAGAGCTCTCCACGAGCGTACCGGGAACGTAGCGTCGACAGTGCAGTATCCGTATGAGTTTGCTCATTAGCCGGGGTACGCCCGTGTGTAAACCCCATAGCCAACAAGAAGCACACTCAGTAGAATGAGTGACCAGAGAAGTGGCCACCAGCCGAAGCCACCCATTCCGCCGCCCATTCCACCCATCCCACCGGAGTGACCACTGCCGGCCTGTGCTGTGGCGATCCCAGTAAATGCACTCACTGGATGGAGCCAACAGTACCGCGAGCGATTGTGGTTGTTAATTTGGAGGTCACGGTGCAGATTGTTCCGGACGGGATATCGCAGTAGCGGTCGATTCGCCTGCGTTATGGAGTGTCTCGGAGGAACTCCTCGGCGTCAGGGCAGGCGTGCTCCCGGTGCCAGCGGAAGTGATCGCCTGTCGGTAGCGGGGATCAGCAACGTCGCCAGCAGCGAACACCCCATCGACGGCCGTCTGGGCTGTGGGCCGCCCAGCGTCGTCCGTCTGCGTGAAGACGTAGCCGCTCGTCCCGTTCGACGCCGGTGCCGTCGAGGAACTGCGTGTTCGGCGTGTGGCCGACGCCGTAGAACACGCCGCCGACATCGACGGTCTCCCGTTCCACGTCGACTCCGGACTCGGCCTTCTCTCTGGGATAGCCCTCGGGATGGGACACGAGCGTGGCGCCGGTAACGCCCTCCGCTTGCGAGCCGTGGATAGCTTCGAGTTCCGTGTTCCAGCGGAACCGAATGTCGTCGTGTTCGCGAGCACGGTCGGCCATGATCTCGGACGCACGCAGCTCCTCGCGGCGGTGAACGACCGTCACGGAGTCGGCGAACTTCGTGAGGAACAGCGCCTCCTCCATGGCGCTGTCGCCGCCACCGACGACGAGCACGTCGTCGCCGCGGTGGAACGCGCCGTCACAGGTCGCACACGTCGACAGCCCGTGCCCCATCAGGTCGTCTTCGTTCTCGGCGCCGACCCAGCGCGCGCTCGCGCCGGTCGCGACGATCAGCGACCGCGTGTAGACCGTGTCGCCGGTCGACAGCGATAGCTCCAGCGGCTGGCCGTCCAGGTCCGCGTCCTCGATGCGACCGTGTTCGAACTGCGCGCCGAACTGCTCGGCCTGCTCTTTGCCGCGCTGGACGAGGTCCATGCCGCCGACGCCGTCGGGGAAGCCAAGATAGTTCTCGACGTCGGTCGTCAGCGTGAGCTGGCCGCCAGGCTCGTCGCCCTCGAGGACGAGGGGGTCGAGGTCGGCCCGCGCAGCGTAGACCGCCGCTGAAAGGCCGGCTACTCCCGAGCCGGCGATAACGAGGTCGTGGATATCCTGAGTCATTTACTCGGTGTAGGTCTCGATGAGCGTTCGGAGTTGGTCTTCGCCTTGGAGACCGACAATTTCCTCGACCTGTTCACCATCGGCGAACAGGATCAGCGTGGGAACGCCCTGAACGCCGTAGGCAGCAGCGAGCTGCTGGTTGGCGTCGACGTCAACCTTTGCGACGGTCGCGTCGGTATCGGCGGCGAGCGTCTCGACAGTCGGTTCGAGCATCTGGCACGGCCCACACCAGTCGGCGTAGAAGTCCGTGAGGACGACGTCGTTCTCTGCGACGATGTCGTCGAGCTCGGACTGCCCGTCGACGTGGAGCGGTTCATTTGTGGACGCGGTGCCAGCGTCGGATGCAGTATCAGTTGCCATCACCAGTACGTATGCACCAGCGCTAATTAAGGGTTTTGGGAGATATATACAATACTACCCAATACAGCCCATCACCCGAAATACCGATCGGAACCCGAGACCGCGCAAAATTCTGCTCCCGATGGGAGTCTTAGAACCAGAGATAGAGAGAAGTAGAGCGTTAGCTTTCGGCTGCAGGAGCCGCAGTTTCGGTTTGTTCGTACTTGGTTTCGAACTCCTGGATAAGCTGCCCCATCTTCGCGTACCAGTCGTTGAGCAGGCGCTGCATGTCATCGGCGATCTTGGAGGGGTCAGTCGGCGAGTAGACGTGGTAGTAGCCACCCTGGTCGTAGTTGATCTGGTCTTTCTCGATGAAACCGGTCTGCAGCAGCCGTTGGACGGCACGGTAGGCCGTTGAGCGCTCACGATCGACTGCGTCGGCGATCTCGTCGACGGTCAGCGGTTCTTCGGCCTCGACGAGCGCCTGGAAGCACTCCTTGTCGAGCTCTTTTAGGCCGTGGAAGCACTCCAGCAGCCCCTCGCACTCCACGCCACTGCGGAGTTGTTCAGACATCGAATCTGGCATTAGTATCACTGAGTCGTAGGGGCTGTGCGGTTATAAGATTTTTGTATGGATTGCACAATTTCGTGCTATAGTGGACTGAGAACCGATGATGAGACTCCGCGGCAGAGAGTTACGTCGCCGAAAGCCGGCACCAGAAGCCAGTGTTGTCGTCGCGAAGCTCGCACACCGCAGCCAACAGGATCGCACCACTCACGACGACGGTCGCGCCGAAGATGAGCACGATACTCACGGTGTTGAGTACGCCGATGTCTAAGGCGGTGCCGACGCGTTTGGCGGCGACAGCGACGCTACCTGCGAGTAGCATCGTCGCGAAGTACCCCTTAATGTCGTCCTCGTCGACGAGGTTCGAGACGCCCGCGCCGATGCGCGCACCGAGCGCGCTGCCGGCGAGCAACGTCGCCACGACGGGAATCGCGACGAACCCGTCCCGGGCGTAGACGAACGCGCCGAAAGCACCCGAAATCGTGATTTGGAGGATGTCCGTCCCGACGGCGATGGCAGCCGGTACGCCCAGCCCGTACATCATCGCGGGCATCAGCAAGAAGCCCCCGCCGACGCCTAGGAGCCCGGAGAGGATACCGACGACCAGTCCGATGCCGAAGATGATACTCGCCGACACACGGACGTCACCGCGGAGCGTCACCATCGGCGGGATTTCCAGTGCCTGCACGCGCTCTGAGAGGTCGACGCTCGTCGAGGACGTCCCCGTAGCGCGGGCGTCGCGCAGCGTGAACAGGCCAACTGTTGCGAGCAGGCCGACGTACGCGACGCTGATGACGAGGTCGGCGTTGCCTGCCGCGTGGAGGGCGTCGACGACGCGCTTGCCGGCTTCGATGCCGAGCGTCATCGCGACGGTCATGATGACTGCGAGTTTGTAGTCGACGTGGCCGTGGTCCCGGTGGCGGAGCGCGCCGATGACGCTCGTCCCGAACACGAACGCGAGCCCGCTACCGACGGCGACCCGCGACGGGTAGCCCATCACGAGGAGGGCGGGCGTGACAAGGAACGACCCGCCCATCCCGAAGAATCCGAACAGGATACCGATGAGCAGCCCGAATCCGACAAAGAAGCCAACGAGCAGCAGACTCATCCCAAGCAGTTCCACAGCTTACTCACCTCCGAGCGCTCGCTTCACGTTCGGACCGAGCGCCTTCGTAACGACGCCGTAGCCGACGTGGAGGACCATCGCTTCGAGCAACACGGCGCCGATCAGTCCAGCTGCTTGTACGGTCGAAGGGAGCGACAGCGTGTCGATCATCTCCGCGCCCCACCTCCTCGAGACAGATTTGTGCGAATCATACTTTTCTGCACATTCACCCGTAGCCGACAGCGTGTATTAACGCTTTTGGGACGACTGCACAATACTATTTCCGGTAGTGCTCCATAACTTATCGATGCAACACGAGTAGGTAAACAGCAAAGTGAGGGTGCGGAGGAAATCGTAGATACCGTCGAAAGAGAGGGAGAGAGCTTTCGACAGTTCAGTTATCAATCGGATGCCGCAGGCGCGGGTGGCTCGTGAGTACCGAACTCGGGATGGGTCTCCTCCATCCAGAGATACACCACAGCGCCGGACACGAACATCAGACCAGCGGTCAGATAAAACGCGGCTTCAACGTTCACGAACTCCATCGAGAATCCGATCAGGACCGCGCCGACGGCGTAGCCGGAGTCCCGCCACATCCGGTAGACGCCCATGCCCGCCGAGCGCCACGTCGGATGGGCTGCGTCGCTCGGGACCGTCATTAGGTTGGGGTACAGCAGCGCCATCCCTAGACCGGAGACGCCAGCCAGCACGGCCCACGGGAGGTAACTATCGACGAGCACCATCCCGAGGACGCCTGCGCCTGCGAGGAACATCCCGGCGATGACGGGCGGGCGGCGACCGATGCGGTCCGCGAGCCCGCCGGTCGCAATCTGGAGGAAGTACATCGCGCTGTGGACCCCGACGATGACCCCGACCGCTGCGATACCGAGCCCTTGGCTCACTAAATAAAGCGGGACGGCAATCCAGAACAGCGTGTCGACGAAGTTCTCGATGTGGCCGGCCTGCGCCGCTGCGAACAGCGTCCGGTCGCCGTACGTCGCGCGCTTCAGCACCTCATCAACGGGAGGTTCGCGTCGTGATGGTCGTCGTCACCCTCGACCTGCGCATACTGAACGGTTTCCTTAATCAGGAAGATCGAAATGAGGAACGCCAGCACGACGACGACGCCGAGGAAGTAGAACGGTTCAGGCCGTAGACTCCACTGGCCGGCGATGACGCCCGTGACCCAAGCGCCGACGGCGACGCCAGTGTAGCCGAACGCCTCGTCGATGCCGACCGCAAGACCGCGCTGGTCGGGACTTGCGAGGTCGATCTTCGCGTTGATCGCCATACTCCAGGTCAACGCCTGGTTGATTCCCAGCAAAATGTTCCCCACCGTGATCCAACCCCAGCTCGGGGCGAAGATGAGAATAATCGGTAGAGGAAGCGCTGTTGCCCACCCAGCGATGAGGACGGGTTTGCGACCGTACTCCTCACCCCACTTGCCGGCGTAGAGATTGAGGATCGACTTCACGACGCCAAAGGACACGACGAAGGAGCCGATCACGAGGAACGACTCGACGCCGAGGACGTCCTCCCCCAGCACGGGTACGACGGTCCGTTCGGAGCCGATTGTCAGCCCAGTCGCGAAGACGAGCAGGACGTGCAGCGAGAACTGCCCGAGGTGTTCGCGGATTCCTTGTTCGAGTTCAGTTGTCGTAATCATTGGTTCTTGAGTTCAGTAGGTTCATTTGTGGGTTACAGTAGGAGGAACGCAGTGCCGTACGCGAGCGCGAACGAGAGGAGGAACGACCCTGCCCACGCCCCAACTGTCAGGAGAATTTTTCTGGCATCCACAGCTTCCCGACCACCAACGGCGGCACCGCTTCCGATGATGGCGCTGACGACGATCTCGTTGAACGAGACCGGGACGCCAAGCAGCACTGCCAGCTGGGCGATCAAGAACGACGGCACGAGCGCCGAGATGGAACGCCGCGGGCCGAGCGACGAGTAGTCCTGGGCGAGCGACTTAATCATTCGCGGCGCTCCCGTCCACGAGCCGACAAGCATTCCAAGGCCGCCGCCGACGAGCACGGCGAACGTCGAAACCATCCCGACCTCGTCGAGCAGCGGCAACAACGGCCCGACGGCGAGCCCGACCTGGCTCCCGCCCGCGGAGAACGCCACGAGTGACCCGAGCGCCAGCAGCACCCTCCGCAGGCCGCCGCGTTCGTCACGGCTGACGTCCCACCAGACGACAGCCGCGACGGCCAGCGCTGCGAAGCCGGTAATACTGACTGCCGAGGTGAGCCCGTCAACTACGAGCACCTGCTGTCCGAAACCGCGGAGTGTTCCTGACGTGCCCCCCTCACCCAGGAAGCTGAACTGGACGTTCATAAGGACGGCTCCGACAAGGCCGGCGAGGACAGGAATGCTGTACCGCTCGGGGACATCGGGACGCGGGAGGAGGCTCGCGATTGTGAACGCGATACCACCACCGACGAACGGCGTCAACATCCAGACGGCGGCGATCTGGCGGTACTTCGGCCAGACCGGCGTGCCACCGAGGGCGAGGCCGACACCGATGACGGCGCCGGTCACGGTGAACGCCGTCGCGATCGGATAGCCGGTCGTGATACCGACCGCCATCAGCCCCGCGCCCAACACGAGCACGAGGATGACGCCGGCGATCGGCAGGCTGATGCCGCCGACGAGGCCGCTCCCGATGGCTTCCGAGACGTTCCCTCCCTGCGTGACGGCGCCGGCGAAGCCGAACATGCCGACGAGGAACGCAGCCCGCATCGTCCCGATGGCGTTCGCGCCGACAGCAGGGGCGTACGGTGTTGCGCCGCTCGAGCCGGCGCCGATGACCCACGCCATGAACAGGCTGGCGAGCGCTGCACCGACGAAGAGGGCGATGAGAGCGGGGTCCATAGAAGTGAGTTAGTCTGCGCCCGTTACGGCGGTGTCACGTGCCTGGCTGCGGCTCCGCCAGTAGCCCTGGGCGTACGCGCCGAGGAACATCCCGGCGAGCGCCCAGAGAATCGTGATGTTGCCGACACCGAGGCTTGCGTACGCGGCGCCCGGACAGATGCCGGACAGCCCCCAGCCGACACCGAAGACGGCGCCGCCGACCAGGACGTTCCGGTCGAACGGTTTCAGGCGCCGCTCGTAGGGGTCACCTGTAAGGGGTGCGGCATCCCGGATCCGTGGCAGCAGCGCGAACGCGACCCCGGAGACGATAGCGGCCCCGAACATCACGAACGGGAGGCCGAAATCGTCGAACTGGAGGAAGTTCAGCACAACCTCTGGCCGCGCCATGTGGCTGAACCCGAGCCCGAACCCGAACACGATGCCGCCGACGAAGATCAACGGCTTGAACAGCGGATGGCGGTCACTCGTGGCTCACCCCCAGCGCGGCGACGACCTGTGCGGTCCCGATGGCGACGGTCAGGAACGTCACCACCCCGATCAGCGACGTCTTCGAGGCCGAACCGACGCCACAGACGCCGTGCCCGGACGTACAGCCCTTGCCGATTCGGGTTCCGATGCCGACCAAGATGCCGCCGAGGAACAGCCGCCACGGCTGCACCTCTGTCATCCAGAGCGTCACCCCGGCAACCTCGTACAGCTGGCCGGTCGTCCCGGGTTCGTACAGCGAACTCGTGACCAGTCCGGACTGGAACGTCGCCGCGAACGCCAGCCCGCCGAGGATGATGCCGGCCGTGAACACGACCCGCCAGTCACGCGAGCCGACGTACTGCTGGAAGCGGGACTGGTCGGACACGTACGACAGCGTCGACTCCAGGAACGTACTCGCCCCGGCTGGGATACCCGTCCCGATGTAAATCAGAACGGTGCCGAGCCCGACGAGCAGTCCGCCGACGGCGTACCGACTAATCCCGTTCGGGAACAGGTCGGCGGCCGTCTGGAGCAGTACTGGATCAGTGACCATCGGCGTCGTTAGTCACCCGCGAGCGAGTCTTGGCTGGCTGCGCAGTTGTTCGGCCCGAGTTCGAGCGTGAACGCTTCCTCGTCATCGACGGCGTTCTGTCCGAGGTTCGTCGCGATGATGTCCTCGTAGTTGGCCGGCCGCGGTGGCGTCCGAGAGGATCAGCTCGACGAACTCTTCCTCGTCCATCGTGAGCGCGTCCATCTCGTCGACGAGCTCGCCGATGGGGGCGGTGTAGGTGCCGTCGGCAGCGGGCTCGGCGGCGTCGCTGAAGTGGGCCCCGCCGACGAGCGTGTCGTCGGGCAGGGAGAGGACGCGCTCCTGCAGTGACTCGTAGAGCATGCTCGCGGCCTCGGGGGCGCCGTCGTCACCCTCCTCGAGGTCCGGGCGGGCGACGCTCTCGACGAACAGCCCGTCGCCGGTCGCGAGCAGGCTGTCGTCGACGAGGTAGGAGGTCATCCCGGTCGTGTGGCCGGGCGTGTAGACCGCCTCGATGGTCGCGTCGCCGACCGTGAAGGTGTCGCCGTCCGCGGCCGTGGTCAGTTCGTCCGCGTACGTGACGCCACGGTCGACGGCGGCCTCGGGGATGACGCCCTCGACGCCCTCCGCGTCCAGATTCCGCACGCCCGAGATGTGGTCGGCGTGAACGTGCGTGTCCAGCGCGTACTGCAGGTCGACGCCGAGGTCGTCGGCGTCGTCGAGGTAGCGGTCGGTGAACGCCCGCAGCGGGTCGATAATCGCGGCTTCGCCGTCGTCGTAGAGGAGGTAGCCGAGACAGCCCGAGGAGGGGCGCTGGTACTGGAGGAGCGTGCCGGCGCCGTCGTAGCGCTCTACCTCGACGGCCTCGTAGATACTCGCCCAGCCGTTCATCCCGTCCTCGAGGTGGTTCACGTCGTAGCCGCGCTCGGCGAGCGTGCCCGCGACGAACTCGCTGGCGCCGCCCTTCGCACACAGGACGGTCACTTCGCGGTCGTCGGGGATCTGCTCGAGGACGTCCTCGTCGATGTCGTCCTCAAGGAACTCGAAGTACGGGATGTTGATCGACGTGACGTTTTCGCCGTCGATACGCCACTCCTCGTAGTCTGATTGCACGCGCGTCGAGGAGTGTGACGTCCTCGCCGGCGTCGATACGATCCTTCAGCGTCTCCGGGTCGACGGTTTCGACATCGGCATCCGGAGTCGGGAAGTCATCGGCGTTCATGTTGTGCAGTCGTTTCTACTGGGTGGACGTACAAAAGCATTTGCATAGAAGTTCCCCAACTACACAATACTGACCCGAGGTATAGACGGCCTGTTTTCCCTCAACCGCCCGGAATAAGGCATATAGGCCGAAATGTAGAGGGCCTCCCGCTATCGGGTTGTTGGAGTATTCCCAAGAACCGACAATCTTTTACTTGGGTGGAGGGTATTGTGCGATAGCTCCAATACAGACAAACGGAGCAGATAACCATGAGTGCTGAATTCGACATTACGGAGACGCTAGACGTGAAAGGTGCATCGTGTCCCATGCCAGTGGTGAAAGCGAAGTCGGCCATCGACGAGCTCTCGGAGGGTGAAGTCCTCGAAGTGCTGGCGACCGACCCCGGAAGCATGAGCGACATCGACGGCTGGGCGGCCGGAACCGAGGGCGTCGAGCTCGTCGAGCAGGAGGAGGGCGACGACGTGTACAAACACTACGTCCGCAAGACGGAGTAACGATGAGTACGGACACACCCGACGCGCCGGCCGACGACGCGCCCTCGCGTGCGGAACTGGCCGCGCGCGTCGACGAACTTGAGGACGCGCTCGCCGAAGCCACGAGCGAGGACGAAGGCAAGAAGATGAGCATCATCGCGACGAAGGGCACGCTGGACATGGCGTACCCGCCGCTCATCCTCGCTAGCACCGCGGCCGCGTTCGGCTACGAGGTGACCGTCTTCCACACGTTCTGGGGGCTGGACATCCTCCACGAGGAGCGCTCGAAGAACCTCAAACTCAGCTCCGTCGGCAACCCCAACATGCCTGTCCCGAACGCCGTCGCGGCACTCCCGGGCATGGACCGCGTGACGACGAAGATGATGGAGAAGAAGATCTCGGACAACGACACCGCCACCATCGAGGAGCTCATCGAGACGAGCCTCGACATGGGCGTCGAGTTCCAGGCCTGTCAGATGACCATCGACCTCATGGACTACGACGAGGACGACTTCTACGACGGTGTCACCACGGGCGTCGGCGCGGCGACCGCCCTCCAAGACATGGCCGACGCCGACATCCAGCTCCTCGTCTAAACTCAGATGAACAAACTCGAGAATCCGATTCCCCAGATTGTCGATGCCGTCGCGGAGGCAGAGGGCGTCGAGCCAGTCACACTCGATCCGCCGCTAGCCGAGGTCGTCGATCCGGATGCGCTCGAAACGTTGGTCGAGGATTCAACGGCGTCTGACCTCGAAGTTCGATTCGCGTATCGAGGTCACGACATCGTCGTCGACAACAGTGGTCGCGTGCAGGTCGACTGAAGCAGACAGAATTTCTTTTCGATAGCGGAATCCCCCCGACGGCCACTCCAGGAGCGCCATCCGAGTTCAACGAGTAGACGCGGAGGGAGTGTCGTAGCGGGAGGCAGCGGAGAACAGCGGTCGCGTCAGGTCCACTCCATTTCGAGTGCGTCCAGCAGCCGCTCGAGCTCAGCGTGAGTGTTGACCCCGTGGACCGACGCGCGGACAGCGTCCGGCGTCGGCAGGTCGCGAACCACGATTCCCTCCGACGCGAGTCGGTCGACCGTCGCTTCGGGGTCGTCCACGTCGATTGTCACGAGTCCCGACTCGGGGTCTGCAGGACTGAGAAGCCGGTCGTCGGGAACCCCATCGGCCAGCCGACCGGCCAATTCCTGGATTCGGGCAGCGATACGGTCGACTCCAACTTCGTCGATCGCCTCGATGGCTTCCGCTAGGGCGACGTGTGGAGCCGGGTTCGCCGAGCCGACCTCGAATCGGCGGGCGCCAGCTGCGAACTCGTAGGGGTCTGCAGTCGGCGTCTCGACGCTTCGGTATCCAACTGTGGTGGGTAGGAGGAGTCAGCAGCTGTCCGGTCGACGTAGAGGAAGCCGCCGCCCCACAGTCCCAGCAGCCACTTGTGACCGGCCGCCGCGACGGCGTCCGCACCCCACTCGCCGACGTCCATCGGGAGCTGTCCAGGCACCTGGACAGCGTCGACGAGCGTGAACGCACCAGCCTCGTGAGCGATGTCGACGAGGTCGGCGACGGGCAACTGGGTGCCGTGCGTCCACGTCACCGCGCTGAAACAGGCTAGGCGCGCGTCCTCGACTACCTCGGCGAAGGCGTCGAGGTCGACGCGACCGTTCTCTGTCTCGACGACGCGAACCTCGACACCCTCCTGTTCTAGGCGTTGCCACGGGAGCGTCCCGGCCGGGTGTTCGAGGTCGGTTCGAACGACGGTGTCACCGGGCTCCCAGTCGATGGCGGTCGCGACAGCGTTGATGCCCGCAGTCGTGCTCTCCGTGAGCGCGATCTCGTCGTCGTCCGCACCGACGAAGGTGGCGACGCGCTCCCGCACGCGGTCGTAGGCCTCGAACGCCACCTCGTAGGGGTCGTTTCGCGTGCTCGTCTCGTACTCGTGTGACCGTACGAACTCGTCAGCAGCCTCGACAACGTACCGTGGACTCGGCCCGTGAGCGCCGAAATTCAGGTAGACGTCCTCGTGCAGCGCGGGCGTGTCGGCGCGAAGTTCTCTCGGGTTCATCTCGTTGTCGGTGAGTTAGTCCCGATACCGGGCAATCAGGTCGCGGAGCGTCTGTTCGTTCTGGCCGCCGCGAAGCTGTTTCACCGGTTTCCCGTCGGCGAAGAGGACGAACGTGGGCGTGCTCTGGGCACCGAACTCGATCGCCGTCTCGAGGTTCGACTCGATGTCGATCGTCAGCACCGTCGCGTCAGTGTCTTCCGCGAGGGCTTCGAGAACCGGCTTCATCCGCTTGCAGGTGCCACACCACTCCGTGTAGAACTCCACGAGCGCGACGCTACTGTCTTCGACGACCGTTTCGAGGTCGTCGTCATCAAGCGAAACCACGCGGTCCGTCTTCGCTGTCTGCGTTGCCATTACCAGCCTCTACGCACCCGGTGTTTAATAGTCTTGGGCCTGCCACACAATACAATACGGTACGGTCACTCCCCGTCTACATCGACCGGGAAAGTGGCCCGCCTCGGAGAGAGCGGTTAGTGTGACTTCTCCGTGGATTGCGCACGGCCGAGCGCGCCTGCAAGCGCCAGCAAATAGCCCAACCCGTACTGAACATCCGGATCACGTAATCCGCGAAGCAGACCAACGGCCCCGACCTGCTCGGGGGAGCTCTGCTCCGCCTCACCGACACTCTCCAGCAGCGTTTGGATGCCATCACGAGTATCGTCGTCAGCGGCCGTCTGCGCGACCTCGCCGACCGCAGCACCGGTACCGGCCAATGACGTGACCATCTCGTCGTCGAGCGCCGCGGTCGCCAACGACCCTACCTCCGCGAGTTCGGCCAGGTCGTCGAGCGTTCCGCTTTGCTGGAGCGCGAGCAACGTATCAAGGGCCTCCCGCAGGTCGTCGCCGTTCTCCCCGACCGTTTCGGCCAGCGCCACGGTCTCGTCGGTCGCCAGCCCGTCCGCAGACTCTGCCAGTGTCGATCCCGTGGCCGAGAGCTCGCGGACCATCTCGTCGTCGAGCGCGCTCTCGCCCAGCGAGAGCACGTCCAGTAGCTCGTTGACGGCGTCGAGGTGCTCCACGAACTCGGCGACCGCCTCGGGGTTCTGCTCGATCGCCGCTTCGAGGTCGGTCGGCGCGGTAGCCTGGTTCTCGGACATGGTCAGAGCAGTCCCCGCGCGGTGAGCCAGTAGGACTCGTTGTACGCCAGTTTCGACCAGTGGAGCTTCTCCGAGGGCGGCGCCGGCGACGGCGGATTCTCGTAGTCGAACTCGACGAACGACGCCGCGTCCATCCCCGTCTCGATGAAGCACAGCGTCTTCCCGTCGTAGGTCGCGGTCGCCGGGCGGCCGCGAATCCCGCTGGCGAGGCGCTGCCCGACGACGCCGGCCTGGTAGTGGGCGACGCTGCCCGCGTTCGGGACGCCGGTGTCGGCGGTGTCGCCGAGCGCGTAGACGTTGTCGGCAGCTTCTGCTTCGAGCGTGTGCTTGTCGACGTCGACCCAGCCGTCGTCGCCGAGCCCAGCCTCTTCGATCAGGTCGATGCCGCCGTGGGGTGGAATCGTCACGAGGAGGTCGTAGTCGAGTTCGGTCCCCTCCATCGACGTGATGGTCTCCGCGTCGGGGTCGACCGACTCGGCGTTGAAGAACGTCTCCACCTGGATGTCCCGTTCCTCCATGATGGGGCGGGCCCACTCGGCGATGTGAGGGTTGCCGTGGACGCGTTGGATCGGATACGTATACGTGATATCGACATCCTCGCGGAGGCCGCGCTCGCGGAGCCAGTCGTCGGCCATGAAGACGAATTCGAGTGGTGCCGCCGGACACGTGGGGCGTCCCGATGACGCTCAACACGAGGTCACCCTCGGTGAACTCCAACAGTTCGTCGCGCAAGTCGGTCGCGCCCGACTCGCTGTAGTAGTTGTGACCGCCCTCCGTGAGGCCCGGAATCTGGTCGGGCTCCAACGTCGAGCCGGTCGCCAGCACGAGGTAGTCGTAGCTGACTGGTGGGGCACTCCCGTGGAACTGGAGCCGCTGGGCCTCGGTGTCGATGTCGGACACGCGGTCGATCC
Protein-coding sequences here:
- a CDS encoding sulfite exporter TauE/SafE family protein, whose protein sequence is MSLLLVGFFVGFGLLIGILFGFFGMGGSFLVTPALLVMGYPSRVAVGSGLAFVFGTSVIGALRHRDHGHVDYKLAVIMTVAMTLGIEAGKRVVDALHAAGNADLVISVAYVGLLATVGLFTLRDARATGTSSTSVDLSERVQALEIPPMVTLRGDVRVSASIIFGIGLVVGILSGLLGVGGGFLLMPAMMYGLGVPAAIAVGTDILQITISGAFGAFVYARDGFVAIPVVATLLAGSALGARIGAGVSNLVDEDDIKGYFATMLLAGSVAVAAKRVGTALDIGVLNTVSIVLIFGATVVVSGAILLAAVCELRDDNTGFWCRLSAT
- the trxA gene encoding thioredoxin — its product is MATDTASDAGTASTNEPLHVDGQSELDDIVAENDVVLTDFYADWCGPCQMLEPTVETLAADTDATVAKVDVDANQQLAAAYGVQGVPTLILFADGEQVEEIVGLQGEDQLRTLIETYTE
- a CDS encoding YeeE/YedE family protein: MIFVGGIVFGFGLGFSHMARPEVVLNFLQFDDFGLPFVMFGAAIVSGVAFALLPRIRDAAPLTGDPYERRLKPFDRNVLVGGAVFGVGWGLSGICPGAAYASLGVGNITILWALAGMFLGAYAQGYWRSRSQARDTAVTGAD
- a CDS encoding HalOD1 output domain-containing protein, giving the protein MNKLENPIPQIVDAVAEAEGVEPVTLDPPLAEVVDPDALETLVEDSTASDLEVRFAYRGHDIVVDNSGRVQVD
- a CDS encoding SHOCT domain-containing protein, whose protein sequence is MGFTHGRTPANEQTHTDTALSTLRSRYARGELSEEEFEERRRRLEE
- a CDS encoding sulfurtransferase TusA family protein; the encoded protein is MSAEFDITETLDVKGASCPMPVVKAKSAIDELSEGEVLEVLATDPGSMSDIDGWAAGTEGVELVEQEEGDDVYKHYVRKTE
- a CDS encoding inorganic phosphate transporter; its protein translation is MDPALIALFVGAALASLFMAWVIGAGSSGATPYAPAVGANAIGTMRAAFLVGMFGFAGAVTQGGNVSEAIGSGLVGGISLPIAGVILVLVLGAGLMAVGITTGYPIATAFTVTGAVIGVGLALGGTPVWPKYRQIAAVWMLTPFVGGGIAFTIASLLPRPDVPERYSIPVLAGLVGAVLMNVQFSFLGEGGTSGTLRGFGQQVLVVDGLTSAVSITGFAALAVAAVVWWDVSRDERGGLRRVLLALGSLVAFSAGGSQVGLAVGPLLPLLDEVGMVSTFAVLVGGGLGMLVGSWTGAPRMIKSLAQDYSSLGPRRSISALVPSFLIAQLAVLLGVPVSFNEIVVSAIIGSGAAVGGREAVDARKILLTVGAWAGSFLLSFALAYGTAFLLL
- a CDS encoding DsrE/DsrF/DrsH-like family protein, which encodes MSTDTPDAPADDAPSRAELAARVDELEDALAEATSEDEGKKMSIIATKGTLDMAYPPLILASTAAAFGYEVTVFHTFWGLDILHEERSKNLKLSSVGNPNMPVPNAVAALPGMDRVTTKMMEKKISDNDTATIEELIETSLDMGVEFQACQMTIDLMDYDEDDFYDGVTTGVGAATALQDMADADIQLLV
- a CDS encoding YeeE/YedE family protein — translated: MVTDPVLLQTAADLFPNGISRYAVGGLLVGLGTVLIYIGTGIPAGASTFLESTLSYVSDQSRFQQYVGSRDWRVVFTAGIILGGLAFAATFQSGLVTSSLYEPGTTGQLYEVAGVTLWMTEVQPWRLFLGGILVGIGTRIGKGCTSGHGVCGVGSASKTSLIGVVTFLTVAIGTAQVVAALGVSHE
- a CDS encoding DUF7512 family protein, whose translation is MIDTLSLPSTVQAAGLIGAVLLEAMVLHVGYGVVTKALGPNVKRALGGE
- a CDS encoding helix-turn-helix domain-containing protein; translated protein: MPDSMSEQLRSGVECEGLLECFHGLKELDKECFQALVEAEEPLTVDEIADAVDRERSTAYRAVQRLLQTGFIEKDQINYDQGGYYHVYSPTDPSKIADDMQRLLNDWYAKMGQLIQEFETKYEQTETAAPAAES
- a CDS encoding thioredoxin family protein, which codes for MATQTAKTDRVVSLDDDDLETVVEDSSVALVEFYTEWCGTCKRMKPVLEALAEDTDATVLTIDIESNLETAIEFGAQSTPTFVLFADGKPVKQLRGGQNEQTLRDLIARYRD